Proteins from one Gibbsiella quercinecans genomic window:
- a CDS encoding DJ-1/PfpI family protein has translation MKRILLLAGDFSEDYEVMVPWQALSMLGFRVDVVCPGKRVGEFIKTAVHDFEGDQTYSEKPGHLFRLTASFDEVKLQDYCGVYISGGRSSEYLRLNKSVLNIVHYAMNFSLPLAVICHGPQILAAAGVLQGKTLTGFFTVKPEIELAGGIWMNAADDEAVIDGNLITATTWMGHPAILRQFITLLGVNIIHKHPALPQG, from the coding sequence ATGAAAAGAATCTTATTGCTCGCAGGCGACTTTTCCGAGGACTACGAAGTCATGGTGCCGTGGCAGGCATTAAGCATGTTGGGTTTCAGAGTGGATGTGGTGTGCCCGGGGAAAAGAGTCGGGGAGTTTATTAAAACCGCCGTGCATGATTTTGAAGGCGACCAGACTTACAGCGAAAAACCCGGCCACTTATTCCGGCTAACGGCCTCTTTTGATGAAGTAAAATTACAAGATTACTGTGGGGTTTATATTTCGGGTGGGCGTTCATCGGAATATCTTCGGCTGAATAAATCCGTCTTGAATATTGTCCACTATGCAATGAACTTCTCATTACCGTTAGCCGTAATATGCCACGGGCCGCAAATATTAGCCGCCGCCGGCGTGCTGCAAGGAAAAACCTTAACGGGATTTTTCACAGTAAAACCTGAAATAGAGTTGGCGGGTGGCATCTGGATGAATGCGGCTGATGATGAAGCGGTTATTGACGGCAATTTAATTACCGCAACCACCTGGATGGGGCACCCGGCAATACTGCGCCAGTTTATTACTCTGCTAGGCGTGAACATTATCCATAAGCACCCTGCACTGCCGCAAGGTTAA
- the grpM gene encoding glycyl radical diol dehydratase GrpM → MLEKGFTHPTDRVVKLKNMILHAKPYVESERAVLATEAYKASEALPAIMRRAKVVEKIFSELPVTIRPDELIVGAVTINPRSTEICPEFSFDWVAKEFSTMGSRVADPFIIPEKTVQELQAAFNYWPGKTTSSLAASYMSEGTKESMANGVFTVGNYFYGGVGHVSVDYGKVLKIGFRGIINAATKALEQLDRSSSGYIKKEQFYHAVIISYNAAIKFAQRYAQQAAQLAQQESNPARKRELEQIAQNCSRVPEFGATTFWEACQAFWFVQCMLQIESSGHSISPGRFDQYMYPYLAADKSISKEFAQELVDCCWIKLNDINKTRDEISAQAFAGYAVFQNLCVGGQTEDGLDATNDLSYMCMEATAHVRLPQPSFSIRVWQGTPDEFLYRACELVRLGLGVPAMYNDEVIIPALQNRGVSLHDARDYCIIGCVEPQAPHRTEGWHDAAFFNVAKVLEITLNNGKAGNKQIGPATGDMTQYTSMDDFYTAFRQQMAHFVHQLVEACNSVDIAHGERCPLPFLSALVDDCIGRGKSLQEGGAIYNFTGPQAFGVADTGDSVYAIQKQVFEDRKVTLDELKSALDTNYGYPIGGAPHAAAGKAALGEQDIYAVVKRIIDQHGALDPAAIKKEVYRQLSIDGASPSPAGAGNGTRYAEIRRIMEDTPCFGNDIDDVDFVARQCALIYCQEVEKYTNPRGGQFQAGIYPVSANVLFGKDVGALPDGRLAKAPLADGVSPRQGKDILGPSAAANSVAKLDHFIASNGTLYNQKFLPSSLAGESGLRNFSGLVRSYFDKKGMHVQFNVIDRNALIEAQKNPEQHQDLVVRVAGYSAQFVVLAKDVQDDIISRTEHHF, encoded by the coding sequence ATGTTAGAGAAAGGTTTTACTCATCCGACCGATCGTGTTGTAAAGCTCAAGAATATGATCCTGCATGCTAAACCGTATGTTGAATCAGAGCGCGCAGTGCTGGCGACAGAGGCTTATAAGGCATCTGAAGCGCTACCGGCAATCATGCGCCGGGCGAAAGTGGTCGAAAAGATCTTTAGCGAATTGCCGGTGACTATTCGGCCTGACGAACTTATCGTCGGTGCGGTTACCATTAACCCACGCTCAACAGAAATCTGCCCAGAGTTCTCCTTCGACTGGGTGGCGAAAGAATTTAGCACCATGGGTTCACGCGTGGCCGATCCTTTCATTATTCCAGAGAAAACGGTGCAGGAACTGCAGGCGGCATTTAACTATTGGCCGGGTAAAACCACCAGTTCGTTGGCCGCATCGTATATGTCTGAAGGCACCAAAGAGAGTATGGCCAACGGCGTGTTTACCGTGGGCAACTACTTTTATGGCGGCGTCGGCCACGTCAGCGTGGACTACGGCAAGGTGCTGAAAATCGGCTTCCGCGGCATTATCAATGCCGCCACCAAAGCGCTGGAGCAGCTTGATAGAAGCTCCTCCGGCTATATCAAGAAAGAGCAGTTCTACCACGCCGTTATTATCAGCTATAACGCCGCCATTAAATTTGCGCAGCGTTATGCCCAACAGGCGGCGCAGTTGGCCCAGCAAGAGAGCAACCCGGCGCGCAAACGCGAACTGGAGCAAATCGCGCAAAACTGCAGCCGCGTGCCGGAATTCGGCGCCACTACCTTCTGGGAAGCCTGCCAGGCATTCTGGTTTGTTCAGTGCATGCTGCAAATTGAATCCAGCGGCCATTCCATCTCGCCCGGGCGCTTCGACCAATATATGTATCCTTATCTGGCGGCGGATAAATCCATCTCGAAAGAGTTCGCACAGGAGCTGGTGGACTGCTGCTGGATCAAACTCAACGACATTAACAAAACGCGTGATGAAATTTCGGCCCAGGCGTTTGCCGGCTATGCCGTATTCCAGAACCTGTGTGTTGGCGGGCAGACGGAAGATGGCCTCGATGCCACCAACGATCTGAGCTACATGTGCATGGAGGCGACGGCGCATGTGCGCCTGCCGCAGCCTTCATTCTCTATTCGCGTCTGGCAGGGCACGCCGGATGAATTCCTGTATCGCGCGTGCGAACTGGTGCGTTTGGGGCTGGGCGTGCCAGCGATGTATAACGACGAAGTGATTATTCCGGCGCTGCAAAACCGCGGCGTATCGCTGCATGACGCCCGTGATTACTGCATTATCGGCTGCGTGGAGCCGCAGGCGCCGCATCGCACGGAGGGCTGGCATGACGCCGCGTTCTTTAATGTGGCTAAGGTGCTGGAGATTACGCTGAACAACGGCAAGGCGGGGAATAAACAGATCGGCCCGGCCACCGGCGATATGACGCAGTACACCAGTATGGATGATTTCTATACGGCCTTCCGTCAACAAATGGCGCATTTTGTGCACCAACTGGTGGAAGCCTGTAACAGCGTCGACATCGCCCACGGCGAACGTTGCCCGCTGCCGTTTCTCTCGGCCCTGGTGGATGATTGTATCGGCCGCGGTAAATCGTTGCAGGAAGGGGGCGCGATTTATAACTTCACCGGCCCGCAGGCGTTTGGCGTCGCCGACACGGGCGATTCGGTGTATGCGATACAAAAACAGGTGTTTGAAGACCGCAAAGTGACGCTTGATGAGCTGAAAAGCGCGCTGGATACCAATTATGGCTATCCGATCGGCGGCGCGCCGCATGCGGCGGCAGGCAAAGCCGCACTGGGCGAACAGGATATTTATGCGGTAGTGAAACGCATCATCGATCAGCACGGCGCGTTGGATCCTGCCGCGATCAAAAAAGAGGTCTACCGCCAGCTTTCCATTGATGGCGCATCACCATCCCCGGCGGGTGCGGGCAACGGCACGCGTTACGCAGAGATCCGCCGCATCATGGAAGACACGCCGTGCTTCGGTAACGATATTGACGATGTCGATTTTGTTGCCCGCCAGTGTGCGCTGATTTACTGCCAGGAAGTGGAGAAATACACCAACCCACGCGGGGGGCAGTTCCAGGCGGGGATTTACCCGGTGTCCGCCAACGTGCTGTTCGGTAAAGATGTGGGGGCGCTGCCTGATGGCCGTCTGGCCAAAGCGCCGTTGGCGGATGGGGTGTCACCGCGCCAGGGCAAGGATATCCTGGGGCCATCGGCTGCGGCAAACTCGGTAGCCAAGCTCGATCACTTTATCGCTTCGAACGGGACGCTGTATAACCAAAAATTCCTGCCTTCATCACTGGCCGGGGAGAGTGGTTTGCGTAACTTTAGCGGCCTGGTGCGCAGCTATTTTGATAAAAAGGGCATGCATGTGCAGTTCAACGTTATCGACCGTAATGCCCTGATCGAAGCACAGAAAAACCCCGAGCAGCATCAGGATCTGGTGGTGCGCGTTGCGGGCTATAGCGCGCAGTTCGTGGTGCTGGCGAAAGACGTTCAGGACGACATTATCAGCCGTACTGAACATCACTTCTGA
- a CDS encoding glycyl-radical enzyme activating protein, which yields MNKVQYDTEGVLFNIQRYSLHDGPGIRTIPFLKGCPLACKWCSNPESQRPQPELIYKKNDCIHCGKCIEVCPQQALSVNNLFFVDRERCIQCGKCTQICPTHALEMKGKRMTVAEVMRELQKEENLYRRSGGGVTLSGGEPLAQPEFARELLKACKEKGWHTAIETTGFTTREVIEDVFPYVDLALTDIKAINPAVHQCNTGVDNSRILENLIRISLITKVIVRIPVVPGVNDNPEEIHSIAEFARLMQNVDTLHLLPYHAFGENKYGLLGREYPMGDAQKTDDKKMALLKKEVESLGFKCQIGG from the coding sequence ATGAATAAAGTTCAGTACGATACTGAAGGCGTTTTATTTAACATTCAACGTTATTCTTTACACGATGGCCCCGGGATACGCACAATTCCTTTCCTAAAAGGCTGCCCGCTGGCCTGTAAATGGTGTAGTAATCCTGAATCGCAACGGCCGCAGCCTGAATTAATCTACAAAAAAAATGACTGTATCCATTGTGGCAAATGCATTGAGGTTTGTCCGCAGCAGGCGCTTTCAGTCAATAATCTTTTCTTTGTTGATCGTGAACGCTGTATTCAGTGCGGCAAATGCACCCAGATTTGCCCAACGCATGCGCTGGAAATGAAAGGCAAACGCATGACGGTGGCGGAGGTGATGCGCGAGCTGCAAAAAGAGGAGAATCTTTATCGCCGTTCCGGCGGCGGGGTGACGCTTTCCGGCGGTGAACCGCTGGCGCAGCCAGAGTTTGCGCGTGAACTGCTGAAGGCCTGCAAAGAGAAAGGCTGGCATACCGCCATCGAAACCACCGGGTTCACAACCCGGGAAGTGATTGAAGATGTTTTCCCGTATGTCGATCTTGCCCTGACGGATATCAAGGCGATTAACCCCGCGGTGCACCAATGCAATACCGGCGTGGATAACAGCCGGATTCTGGAAAACCTCATCCGCATTTCGCTGATCACCAAAGTGATTGTACGCATTCCAGTGGTGCCTGGGGTAAACGATAATCCCGAAGAAATTCACAGCATCGCTGAATTTGCACGGTTAATGCAAAATGTCGATACCCTCCATTTGTTGCCGTATCACGCGTTTGGTGAAAATAAATATGGCCTGCTGGGGCGGGAATATCCCATGGGGGATGCACAGAAGACCGATGATAAAAAAATGGCGCTATTAAAAAAAGAAGTTGAGTCTTTAGGGTTTAAATGCCAGATCGGTGGCTGA
- a CDS encoding permease: protein MNSFDILVAFGGGVFGAAVGALAAFEFVGILVIVMAIVQIITGAPSEFILFPFGFFGPHTGGFAAGVAATAYAAKKGMLSSGRDITAGLSGLGAYDVLLIGGIFGVLGYAIAWGLNQIPAFAPGYAWTDTVALTVVISGMVVRLAFGKTGLLGKPELGIRHCYPPQDKCWMPYHSRIPQLSVLGVGIGLMAGYLGHKFGGDGALLAFGLSAFSLIFLHFNTQVPVSHHIALPAALAAMFSQSLIWAAIVGLLCALLGEFVSRVFLVHGDTHIDPPAMTIAIMTTLVNLLAMLGFFTLLPLL, encoded by the coding sequence ATGAATAGCTTCGATATATTAGTCGCATTTGGCGGCGGGGTTTTTGGCGCCGCCGTGGGGGCGCTGGCCGCGTTTGAATTTGTTGGGATACTGGTCATTGTGATGGCTATTGTTCAAATTATTACCGGCGCACCTTCAGAATTTATTTTATTTCCGTTCGGTTTTTTTGGCCCGCATACCGGCGGGTTTGCTGCCGGCGTTGCGGCGACGGCCTATGCGGCAAAGAAAGGCATGCTCAGCTCCGGGCGTGATATTACTGCGGGGCTAAGTGGTTTGGGCGCATACGACGTATTATTGATTGGCGGAATATTTGGCGTACTGGGCTATGCGATTGCCTGGGGGTTAAATCAGATCCCTGCCTTTGCGCCGGGCTACGCCTGGACGGATACCGTTGCATTAACCGTGGTGATCTCCGGTATGGTGGTGCGCCTGGCCTTTGGTAAAACGGGGCTGTTGGGCAAACCGGAGCTGGGGATCCGCCATTGCTACCCGCCGCAGGACAAATGCTGGATGCCGTACCACAGCCGTATTCCGCAGTTGTCGGTGCTCGGCGTGGGCATAGGGCTGATGGCGGGGTATCTCGGCCACAAGTTCGGCGGGGATGGGGCGCTGCTGGCGTTCGGCCTCTCGGCATTTTCGCTGATTTTTTTGCACTTTAATACCCAGGTGCCGGTATCACATCATATTGCGTTGCCTGCCGCCTTGGCCGCGATGTTCTCGCAAAGCCTGATTTGGGCCGCGATAGTCGGGCTGCTGTGCGCCCTGTTGGGGGAGTTCGTCTCGCGCGTATTTCTGGTGCATGGCGATACCCATATCGATCCGCCCGCGATGACCATTGCGATCATGACCACTCTGGTTAACCTGTTGGCGATGCTTGGGTTCTTCACGCTATTGCCTTTGCTGTAA
- a CDS encoding BMC domain-containing protein yields the protein MTGQSLGLIETVGLAAAIAAADAAVKSANVSLVGYELTKGGGLVTVKLEGEVGAINAAVAAAIVAAGKVGQVYGHRVIARTAQHIASLVHSAETIGQAPAQQAPATPASDKIPVVNVEPDLATSCLESVEATPQPTAAEAPPAVEPPAAEPEPDGVKKNTRPTAKKGGNK from the coding sequence ATGACCGGGCAAAGTTTAGGTTTGATTGAAACCGTCGGCCTGGCCGCGGCAATAGCAGCGGCGGACGCCGCCGTAAAATCCGCGAATGTCAGCCTGGTGGGTTATGAACTCACCAAAGGCGGCGGCCTGGTGACGGTCAAACTGGAAGGCGAAGTTGGCGCAATCAACGCCGCCGTGGCTGCGGCGATCGTGGCCGCCGGCAAGGTTGGCCAGGTTTATGGCCACAGGGTTATTGCCCGTACGGCGCAACATATTGCCAGCCTGGTTCACTCGGCCGAAACGATCGGCCAAGCGCCCGCGCAACAGGCGCCGGCAACCCCCGCAAGCGATAAGATCCCCGTGGTCAACGTTGAGCCTGATCTGGCAACATCCTGCCTGGAAAGCGTGGAAGCAACTCCCCAACCCACTGCAGCAGAGGCACCGCCGGCCGTAGAACCACCAGCCGCTGAGCCAGAACCGGATGGCGTGAAGAAAAACACGCGCCCTACAGCAAAAAAAGGCGGCAACAAATAA